The following are from one region of the Silene latifolia isolate original U9 population chromosome 9, ASM4854445v1, whole genome shotgun sequence genome:
- the LOC141600788 gene encoding uncharacterized protein LOC141600788, translating to MLAAVGGKPVPSEASKLKAPTYCAECGAKKFEYEAKGMCCCNGDIKLAFNEYPEELIRLFTARDEETLHFQKFARLYNNLFAFTSLGGTFDSKTLKGIFVFKAQGQVYHNLPDLIPMDSIPRYLQLYFYDAQHERENRLGLFPNLKEEIITLLIGLIDDNPYGKFFRSLQEIEVTQDTRIVLTTDPGHDQRVYNAPTSDEVAR from the coding sequence ATGTTAGCTGCAGTTGGTGGTAAACCAGTGCCATCAGAGGCCAGCAAATTGAAAGCACCAACCTATTGTGCAGAATGTGGAGCAAAGAAATTTGAATATGAAGCAAAGGGTATGTGTTGTTGCAATGGTGATATTAAACTGGCGTTTAATGAATATCCCGAAGAACTGATACGGCTTTTTACTGCTAGAGATGAGGAAACGTTGCATTTTCAAAAATTTGCAAGGTTGTATAATAACCTATTTGCTTTCACCTCTTTGGGAGGTACTTTTGATTCAAAGACTTTGAAGGGGATATTTGTTTTCAAAGCACAGGGGCAAGTTTATCATAATTTGCCAGATCTAATTCCCATGGATAGTATTCCTAGATATCTACAGTTATACTTCTATGATGCTCAGCATGAAAGGGAAAATCGTTTAGGATTGTTCCCTAATTTGAAGGAAGAAATAATTACCCTTCTTATAGGGCTGATAGATGATAATCCATATGGCAAATTCTTTAGATCTTTGCAGGAGATAGAGGTCACTCAGGATACAAGGATAGTGCTTACGACTGACCCAGGTCATGACCAGCGTGTGTATAATGCACCGACATCTGACGAAGTGGCCAGATAA